The following coding sequences lie in one Hippopotamus amphibius kiboko isolate mHipAmp2 chromosome 17, mHipAmp2.hap2, whole genome shotgun sequence genomic window:
- the ZNF18 gene encoding zinc finger protein 18 isoform X3: MPVELGQASVLLPLLAKAEESAFSGPDAAPRGEPSSPETARQLFRQFPYQVMSGPHETLRQLRKLCFQWLQPEVHTKEQILEILMLEQFLTILPGEIQMWVRKQCPGSGEEAVTLVESLRGDPQRLWQWISIQVLGQEVSSEKVEPASCPAGEAESRVEVPQELGLQNSACGSGEPLSCIVKEESDAEQGLAVAASPPPTRPEDRLIGDQDFGGSLLHTVPQWRHLDSTQKEQYWDLMLETYGKMVSGGISNPKPDLTDPTGYGTELAGPHLHISEKTPRPICIGDRQENDKENLNLENYRDQDPRASGEPPSQASLSGLFSEDEVRHSGEGETLPEAQENLQGEGPGGQLSPRERNSGKQPGQHLPPPLPGEPSALWLEEKREASPRGQPRAPMVQRLPTCRECGKTFYRNSQLVFHQRTHSGETYFQCPTCKKAFLRSSNFVKHQRIHTGEKPCKCDYCGKGFSDFSGLRYHEKIHTGEKPYKCPICEKSFIQRSNFNRHQRVHTGEKPYKCSRCGKSFSWRSSLDKHQRSHLGKKPFQ; the protein is encoded by the exons ATGCCCGTGGAGCTGGGGCAGGCTTCAGTCCTGCTGCCGCTCCTGGCCAAGGCTGAGGAGTCCGCCTTCTCTGGACCAGATGCCGCCCCTCGAGGGGAGCCCTCTAGCCCTGAGACTGCACGCCAGCTTTTCAGGCAGTTTCCCTACCAGGTCATGTCCGGGCCCCACGAAACCCTGCGACAGCTTCGGAAGCTCTGTTTCCAGTGGCTGCAGCCAGAGGTTCACACCAAGGAGCAGATTCTAGAGATCCTGATGTTGGAGCAGTTCCTGACCATCCTGCCCGGGGAGATCCAGATGTGGGTGCGGAAGCAGTGTccaggcagtggggaggaggcagtgacCCTTGTGGAGAGCTTGAGGGGAGACCCCCAGAGGCTGTGGCAGTGG ATCAGCATCCAAGTTCTGGGACAGGAAGTCTCCTCCGAGAAGGTGGAACCTGCAAGCTGCCCAGCAGGGGAAGCGGAGTCCCGTGTTGAAGTGCCTCAGGAGCTGGGACTTCAGAACTCAGCCTGCGGGTCTGGGGAGCCACTGAGCTGCATTGTGAAAGAGGAGTCTGACGCGGAGCAAGGACTAG CAGTGGCTGCCTCCCCGCCTCCTACCCGACCCGAGGACAGGCTCATCGGAGACCAGGACTTCGGAGGCTCCCTCCTCCACACAGTGCCTCAG TGGAGGCACCTGGATTCCACTCAGAAGGAGCAGTACTGGGATCTCATGCTGGAGACGTACGGGAAAATGGTCTCAGGAG GTATTTCCAATCCCAAGCCTGACCTGACTGACCCAACTGGGTATGGGACAGAGCTGGCAGGACCGCATCTACACATCAGCGAGAAGACCCCAAGACCCATCTGCATAG ggGACAGACAGGAGAATGACAAAGAGAACTTAAACTTGGAGAACTACAGGGACCAGGACCCTCGCGCCTCAGGAGAGCCTCCTTCTCAGGCTTCCTTGAGCGGCCTCTTCAGCGAGGACGAGGTGAGACATTCTGGGGAAGGAGAGACGCTCCCTGAGGCCCAGGAGAACCTTCAGGGCGAGGGGCCAGGGGGACAGCTCTCTCCGAGAGAGAGGAATTCCGGGAAGCAGCCAGGTCAGCATCTGCCGCCGCCTCTTCCCGGAGAGCCGTCTGCGCTGTGgctggaggagaagagagaggcctCCCCGCGGGGGCAGCCGAGAGCCCCTATGGTCCAGAGACTGCCTACCTGCAGGGAGTGTGGGAAAACCTTCTACCGGAATTCCCAGCTGGTTTTTCACCAAAGAACTCACAGCGGAGAGACATACTTTCAGTGCCCCACCTGCAAAAAAGCCTTTCTGCGGAGTTCAAACTTCGTGAAGCATCAGCGaattcacacaggagagaagccctgCAAGTGCGATTACTGTGGGAAGGGCTTTAGCGACTTCTCGGGACTGCGCTACCACGAGAAAATCCACACGGGAGAGAAGCCCTATAAGTGTCCCATCTGTGAGAAAAGTTTTATTCAAAGATCCAACTTTAATAGACATCAGAGGGTTCACACAGGGGAGAAACCCTATAAGTGCTCCCGCTGCGGGAAGAGCTTCAGCTGGCGCTCAAGCCTTGACAAACATCAACGATCCCATTTGGGAAAGAAGCCCTTTCAATAG
- the ZNF18 gene encoding zinc finger protein 18 isoform X1, whose amino-acid sequence MPVELGQASVLLPLLAKAEESAFSGPDAAPRGEPSSPETARQLFRQFPYQVMSGPHETLRQLRKLCFQWLQPEVHTKEQILEILMLEQFLTILPGEIQMWVRKQCPGSGEEAVTLVESLRGDPQRLWQWISIQVLGQEVSSEKVEPASCPAGEAESRVEVPQELGLQNSACGSGEPLSCIVKEESDAEQGLAVAASPPPTRPEDRLIGDQDFGGSLLHTVPQEQWRHLDSTQKEQYWDLMLETYGKMVSGGISNPKPDLTDPTGYGTELAGPHLHISEKTPRPICIGDRQENDKENLNLENYRDQDPRASGEPPSQASLSGLFSEDEVRHSGEGETLPEAQENLQGEGPGGQLSPRERNSGKQPGQHLPPPLPGEPSALWLEEKREASPRGQPRAPMVQRLPTCRECGKTFYRNSQLVFHQRTHSGETYFQCPTCKKAFLRSSNFVKHQRIHTGEKPCKCDYCGKGFSDFSGLRYHEKIHTGEKPYKCPICEKSFIQRSNFNRHQRVHTGEKPYKCSRCGKSFSWRSSLDKHQRSHLGKKPFQ is encoded by the exons ATGCCCGTGGAGCTGGGGCAGGCTTCAGTCCTGCTGCCGCTCCTGGCCAAGGCTGAGGAGTCCGCCTTCTCTGGACCAGATGCCGCCCCTCGAGGGGAGCCCTCTAGCCCTGAGACTGCACGCCAGCTTTTCAGGCAGTTTCCCTACCAGGTCATGTCCGGGCCCCACGAAACCCTGCGACAGCTTCGGAAGCTCTGTTTCCAGTGGCTGCAGCCAGAGGTTCACACCAAGGAGCAGATTCTAGAGATCCTGATGTTGGAGCAGTTCCTGACCATCCTGCCCGGGGAGATCCAGATGTGGGTGCGGAAGCAGTGTccaggcagtggggaggaggcagtgacCCTTGTGGAGAGCTTGAGGGGAGACCCCCAGAGGCTGTGGCAGTGG ATCAGCATCCAAGTTCTGGGACAGGAAGTCTCCTCCGAGAAGGTGGAACCTGCAAGCTGCCCAGCAGGGGAAGCGGAGTCCCGTGTTGAAGTGCCTCAGGAGCTGGGACTTCAGAACTCAGCCTGCGGGTCTGGGGAGCCACTGAGCTGCATTGTGAAAGAGGAGTCTGACGCGGAGCAAGGACTAG CAGTGGCTGCCTCCCCGCCTCCTACCCGACCCGAGGACAGGCTCATCGGAGACCAGGACTTCGGAGGCTCCCTCCTCCACACAGTGCCTCAG gagcaGTGGAGGCACCTGGATTCCACTCAGAAGGAGCAGTACTGGGATCTCATGCTGGAGACGTACGGGAAAATGGTCTCAGGAG GTATTTCCAATCCCAAGCCTGACCTGACTGACCCAACTGGGTATGGGACAGAGCTGGCAGGACCGCATCTACACATCAGCGAGAAGACCCCAAGACCCATCTGCATAG ggGACAGACAGGAGAATGACAAAGAGAACTTAAACTTGGAGAACTACAGGGACCAGGACCCTCGCGCCTCAGGAGAGCCTCCTTCTCAGGCTTCCTTGAGCGGCCTCTTCAGCGAGGACGAGGTGAGACATTCTGGGGAAGGAGAGACGCTCCCTGAGGCCCAGGAGAACCTTCAGGGCGAGGGGCCAGGGGGACAGCTCTCTCCGAGAGAGAGGAATTCCGGGAAGCAGCCAGGTCAGCATCTGCCGCCGCCTCTTCCCGGAGAGCCGTCTGCGCTGTGgctggaggagaagagagaggcctCCCCGCGGGGGCAGCCGAGAGCCCCTATGGTCCAGAGACTGCCTACCTGCAGGGAGTGTGGGAAAACCTTCTACCGGAATTCCCAGCTGGTTTTTCACCAAAGAACTCACAGCGGAGAGACATACTTTCAGTGCCCCACCTGCAAAAAAGCCTTTCTGCGGAGTTCAAACTTCGTGAAGCATCAGCGaattcacacaggagagaagccctgCAAGTGCGATTACTGTGGGAAGGGCTTTAGCGACTTCTCGGGACTGCGCTACCACGAGAAAATCCACACGGGAGAGAAGCCCTATAAGTGTCCCATCTGTGAGAAAAGTTTTATTCAAAGATCCAACTTTAATAGACATCAGAGGGTTCACACAGGGGAGAAACCCTATAAGTGCTCCCGCTGCGGGAAGAGCTTCAGCTGGCGCTCAAGCCTTGACAAACATCAACGATCCCATTTGGGAAAGAAGCCCTTTCAATAG
- the ZNF18 gene encoding zinc finger protein 18 isoform X2: MPVELGQASVLLPLLAKAEESAFSGPDAAPRGEPSSPETARQLFRQFPYQVMSGPHETLRQLRKLCFQWLQPEVHTKEQILEILMLEQFLTILPGEIQMWVRKQCPGSGEEAVTLVESLRGDPQRLWQWISIQVLGQEVSSEKVEPASCPAGEAESRVEVPQELGLQNSACGSGEPLSCIVKEESDAEQGLVAASPPPTRPEDRLIGDQDFGGSLLHTVPQEQWRHLDSTQKEQYWDLMLETYGKMVSGGISNPKPDLTDPTGYGTELAGPHLHISEKTPRPICIGDRQENDKENLNLENYRDQDPRASGEPPSQASLSGLFSEDEVRHSGEGETLPEAQENLQGEGPGGQLSPRERNSGKQPGQHLPPPLPGEPSALWLEEKREASPRGQPRAPMVQRLPTCRECGKTFYRNSQLVFHQRTHSGETYFQCPTCKKAFLRSSNFVKHQRIHTGEKPCKCDYCGKGFSDFSGLRYHEKIHTGEKPYKCPICEKSFIQRSNFNRHQRVHTGEKPYKCSRCGKSFSWRSSLDKHQRSHLGKKPFQ; this comes from the exons ATGCCCGTGGAGCTGGGGCAGGCTTCAGTCCTGCTGCCGCTCCTGGCCAAGGCTGAGGAGTCCGCCTTCTCTGGACCAGATGCCGCCCCTCGAGGGGAGCCCTCTAGCCCTGAGACTGCACGCCAGCTTTTCAGGCAGTTTCCCTACCAGGTCATGTCCGGGCCCCACGAAACCCTGCGACAGCTTCGGAAGCTCTGTTTCCAGTGGCTGCAGCCAGAGGTTCACACCAAGGAGCAGATTCTAGAGATCCTGATGTTGGAGCAGTTCCTGACCATCCTGCCCGGGGAGATCCAGATGTGGGTGCGGAAGCAGTGTccaggcagtggggaggaggcagtgacCCTTGTGGAGAGCTTGAGGGGAGACCCCCAGAGGCTGTGGCAGTGG ATCAGCATCCAAGTTCTGGGACAGGAAGTCTCCTCCGAGAAGGTGGAACCTGCAAGCTGCCCAGCAGGGGAAGCGGAGTCCCGTGTTGAAGTGCCTCAGGAGCTGGGACTTCAGAACTCAGCCTGCGGGTCTGGGGAGCCACTGAGCTGCATTGTGAAAGAGGAGTCTGACGCGGAGCAAGGACTAG TGGCTGCCTCCCCGCCTCCTACCCGACCCGAGGACAGGCTCATCGGAGACCAGGACTTCGGAGGCTCCCTCCTCCACACAGTGCCTCAG gagcaGTGGAGGCACCTGGATTCCACTCAGAAGGAGCAGTACTGGGATCTCATGCTGGAGACGTACGGGAAAATGGTCTCAGGAG GTATTTCCAATCCCAAGCCTGACCTGACTGACCCAACTGGGTATGGGACAGAGCTGGCAGGACCGCATCTACACATCAGCGAGAAGACCCCAAGACCCATCTGCATAG ggGACAGACAGGAGAATGACAAAGAGAACTTAAACTTGGAGAACTACAGGGACCAGGACCCTCGCGCCTCAGGAGAGCCTCCTTCTCAGGCTTCCTTGAGCGGCCTCTTCAGCGAGGACGAGGTGAGACATTCTGGGGAAGGAGAGACGCTCCCTGAGGCCCAGGAGAACCTTCAGGGCGAGGGGCCAGGGGGACAGCTCTCTCCGAGAGAGAGGAATTCCGGGAAGCAGCCAGGTCAGCATCTGCCGCCGCCTCTTCCCGGAGAGCCGTCTGCGCTGTGgctggaggagaagagagaggcctCCCCGCGGGGGCAGCCGAGAGCCCCTATGGTCCAGAGACTGCCTACCTGCAGGGAGTGTGGGAAAACCTTCTACCGGAATTCCCAGCTGGTTTTTCACCAAAGAACTCACAGCGGAGAGACATACTTTCAGTGCCCCACCTGCAAAAAAGCCTTTCTGCGGAGTTCAAACTTCGTGAAGCATCAGCGaattcacacaggagagaagccctgCAAGTGCGATTACTGTGGGAAGGGCTTTAGCGACTTCTCGGGACTGCGCTACCACGAGAAAATCCACACGGGAGAGAAGCCCTATAAGTGTCCCATCTGTGAGAAAAGTTTTATTCAAAGATCCAACTTTAATAGACATCAGAGGGTTCACACAGGGGAGAAACCCTATAAGTGCTCCCGCTGCGGGAAGAGCTTCAGCTGGCGCTCAAGCCTTGACAAACATCAACGATCCCATTTGGGAAAGAAGCCCTTTCAATAG
- the ZNF18 gene encoding zinc finger protein 18 isoform X4 → MPVELGQASVLLPLLAKAEESAFSGPDAAPRGEPSSPETARQLFRQFPYQVMSGPHETLRQLRKLCFQWLQPEVHTKEQILEILMLEQFLTILPGEIQMWVRKQCPGSGEEAVTLVESLRGDPQRLWQWISIQVLGQEVSSEKVEPASCPAGEAESRVEVPQELGLQNSACGSGEPLSCIVKEESDAEQGLVAASPPPTRPEDRLIGDQDFGGSLLHTVPQWRHLDSTQKEQYWDLMLETYGKMVSGGISNPKPDLTDPTGYGTELAGPHLHISEKTPRPICIGDRQENDKENLNLENYRDQDPRASGEPPSQASLSGLFSEDEVRHSGEGETLPEAQENLQGEGPGGQLSPRERNSGKQPGQHLPPPLPGEPSALWLEEKREASPRGQPRAPMVQRLPTCRECGKTFYRNSQLVFHQRTHSGETYFQCPTCKKAFLRSSNFVKHQRIHTGEKPCKCDYCGKGFSDFSGLRYHEKIHTGEKPYKCPICEKSFIQRSNFNRHQRVHTGEKPYKCSRCGKSFSWRSSLDKHQRSHLGKKPFQ, encoded by the exons ATGCCCGTGGAGCTGGGGCAGGCTTCAGTCCTGCTGCCGCTCCTGGCCAAGGCTGAGGAGTCCGCCTTCTCTGGACCAGATGCCGCCCCTCGAGGGGAGCCCTCTAGCCCTGAGACTGCACGCCAGCTTTTCAGGCAGTTTCCCTACCAGGTCATGTCCGGGCCCCACGAAACCCTGCGACAGCTTCGGAAGCTCTGTTTCCAGTGGCTGCAGCCAGAGGTTCACACCAAGGAGCAGATTCTAGAGATCCTGATGTTGGAGCAGTTCCTGACCATCCTGCCCGGGGAGATCCAGATGTGGGTGCGGAAGCAGTGTccaggcagtggggaggaggcagtgacCCTTGTGGAGAGCTTGAGGGGAGACCCCCAGAGGCTGTGGCAGTGG ATCAGCATCCAAGTTCTGGGACAGGAAGTCTCCTCCGAGAAGGTGGAACCTGCAAGCTGCCCAGCAGGGGAAGCGGAGTCCCGTGTTGAAGTGCCTCAGGAGCTGGGACTTCAGAACTCAGCCTGCGGGTCTGGGGAGCCACTGAGCTGCATTGTGAAAGAGGAGTCTGACGCGGAGCAAGGACTAG TGGCTGCCTCCCCGCCTCCTACCCGACCCGAGGACAGGCTCATCGGAGACCAGGACTTCGGAGGCTCCCTCCTCCACACAGTGCCTCAG TGGAGGCACCTGGATTCCACTCAGAAGGAGCAGTACTGGGATCTCATGCTGGAGACGTACGGGAAAATGGTCTCAGGAG GTATTTCCAATCCCAAGCCTGACCTGACTGACCCAACTGGGTATGGGACAGAGCTGGCAGGACCGCATCTACACATCAGCGAGAAGACCCCAAGACCCATCTGCATAG ggGACAGACAGGAGAATGACAAAGAGAACTTAAACTTGGAGAACTACAGGGACCAGGACCCTCGCGCCTCAGGAGAGCCTCCTTCTCAGGCTTCCTTGAGCGGCCTCTTCAGCGAGGACGAGGTGAGACATTCTGGGGAAGGAGAGACGCTCCCTGAGGCCCAGGAGAACCTTCAGGGCGAGGGGCCAGGGGGACAGCTCTCTCCGAGAGAGAGGAATTCCGGGAAGCAGCCAGGTCAGCATCTGCCGCCGCCTCTTCCCGGAGAGCCGTCTGCGCTGTGgctggaggagaagagagaggcctCCCCGCGGGGGCAGCCGAGAGCCCCTATGGTCCAGAGACTGCCTACCTGCAGGGAGTGTGGGAAAACCTTCTACCGGAATTCCCAGCTGGTTTTTCACCAAAGAACTCACAGCGGAGAGACATACTTTCAGTGCCCCACCTGCAAAAAAGCCTTTCTGCGGAGTTCAAACTTCGTGAAGCATCAGCGaattcacacaggagagaagccctgCAAGTGCGATTACTGTGGGAAGGGCTTTAGCGACTTCTCGGGACTGCGCTACCACGAGAAAATCCACACGGGAGAGAAGCCCTATAAGTGTCCCATCTGTGAGAAAAGTTTTATTCAAAGATCCAACTTTAATAGACATCAGAGGGTTCACACAGGGGAGAAACCCTATAAGTGCTCCCGCTGCGGGAAGAGCTTCAGCTGGCGCTCAAGCCTTGACAAACATCAACGATCCCATTTGGGAAAGAAGCCCTTTCAATAG